A genomic segment from Idiomarina piscisalsi encodes:
- a CDS encoding 3'-5' exonuclease, which translates to MGSWLQQLANWYDRRQQLKQPWQQLRYVALDIESTGLSPTKHDILSIAWVSIHPPAIQLGNAQYHVFAHGQEIDLGQSPTIHGLTKDDFVHSSDPKQTFAMLSRALNDAVMVCHHKGMDWGFLKQVEKAYDIPMKPLAVFDTLAFEKKRLEKAKGAVRKDSLTLSACRKRYGLPDYSSHHALTDAIACGELFLAQAYSVNENELTAKHLLLKK; encoded by the coding sequence ATGGGGAGTTGGTTACAACAACTTGCGAACTGGTATGACCGTCGGCAGCAATTGAAACAGCCTTGGCAGCAGCTTCGGTATGTTGCTTTGGACATTGAAAGTACGGGCTTAAGCCCGACGAAGCATGACATACTGTCGATTGCCTGGGTTAGTATACACCCCCCCGCAATACAACTCGGTAATGCACAGTACCACGTTTTTGCTCATGGGCAGGAAATAGACTTAGGGCAGAGCCCAACCATTCATGGGTTAACGAAAGACGATTTCGTGCATAGCTCAGACCCAAAACAAACCTTTGCAATGCTGAGTCGCGCGCTCAATGATGCAGTAATGGTTTGCCACCACAAGGGAATGGACTGGGGGTTTTTGAAGCAAGTCGAAAAAGCGTATGACATTCCTATGAAGCCGCTTGCTGTATTTGACACCTTAGCGTTTGAGAAGAAGCGGCTTGAGAAGGCGAAAGGGGCTGTGCGAAAAGACTCTCTTACGTTATCAGCATGCCGTAAGCGATACGGGTTACCTGATTATAGTTCACATCATGCACTCACCGATGCAATTGCCTGTGGTGAGTTGTTTTTGGCGCAAGCATACTCTGTTAATGAAAATGAATTAACTGCAAAACATCTGTTACTGAAAAAGTAA
- a CDS encoding TonB-dependent receptor domain-containing protein translates to MKNLTFRKSLTAAAVAASLGFPAFAIAQDAQDVEAENNIEKIQVTGSRIKQTDIEGANPVSVFTGEDLAKVGITDVGDFIQRMPAMSGSPIGTTTNNGGNGSVQINLRGLGAARTLVLVNGRRTVDGGDFQTIPSSMIERIEVLKDGASAVYGADAVAGVVNVITKKSVQGVDVNFQYRTSTEANKDHERTFSVVAGREFADGNIVFGVDITEQTPVRQGDADNVDFFQLPYAGFDGESITANGPTAEGPNANAILLGSGSVPCGHFYVGGQEYILEACQDGSGGFEAWDGEGFVAEESDFREWVGSGANNDTYNYAPVNFIQTPYNKINVFSNADFKISDDVQAYTELRVNKRESLQRLAATPFDTLFDPGFSDDLALSPDSYYNPFSEPVTRLRRRVLEGNREFQQDVLQAQGVFGIRGYLTDTWDFDINYNYGYRERTDIDRGQLYGPNLSKALGPSFENANGDIVCGTPGNVIEGCVPMNITGGNGSLTDEMLGYVSVDLTDHYRSQLDTFTASTSGDLFELPAGFVGAAFGYEYRREWTAYSPDSGKALDEVSGNTGGGVEGSFTVNSLFGEVSLPILSGAPAAETLEANLGLRYDDFSTFGSESTYQAGIRWQPYQGLLIRGTYGEVFRAPTIGNLFSPQADSFPSASDPCRADNWSNLTASQQSVCVAEGVPQGGNSSTDSQVRSRVGGNPDLQPEEGDTTTIGVAWSPDFLEGFNVTVDWYEINIENVIDTVLTQNTMNACINGVQSLCDNITRGDDGIIEQVVTLPSNLTSRVAEGIDTEFSYNFNTEVGEFRTFLGWTHVLKRENTVVNDEGNLEAVDFTGTYSQFVTGETYPENKVNFTTDWFWNDLTVSYAAEYISGIDYELLYFPGTVSVDAQVYHDLSVAYETPWGPRVSVGVTNLTDENPPYIDQALGGGTDPSTYRVLGRGAFFRVSHKF, encoded by the coding sequence ATGAAAAACTTAACATTTCGTAAAAGCCTAACGGCAGCTGCGGTAGCTGCGTCATTAGGTTTTCCTGCATTTGCAATCGCTCAAGATGCGCAAGATGTTGAAGCAGAAAACAATATTGAAAAAATCCAGGTGACTGGTTCTCGTATTAAGCAAACTGATATTGAAGGTGCAAACCCTGTATCGGTTTTCACAGGTGAAGATCTTGCCAAAGTTGGTATTACCGACGTTGGTGACTTCATCCAAAGAATGCCTGCTATGTCAGGCTCACCAATCGGTACAACGACCAACAATGGTGGTAACGGTTCAGTTCAAATTAACCTTCGTGGTTTAGGCGCTGCGCGTACACTAGTACTAGTTAATGGTCGCCGGACTGTAGATGGGGGGGACTTCCAAACTATTCCTTCATCTATGATTGAGCGTATTGAAGTACTTAAAGATGGTGCTTCCGCGGTTTACGGTGCTGACGCTGTTGCTGGTGTTGTAAACGTAATTACCAAGAAAAGCGTTCAGGGCGTAGATGTTAATTTTCAATACAGAACATCAACTGAAGCGAACAAAGACCATGAGCGTACTTTCAGCGTAGTGGCTGGACGTGAGTTTGCTGATGGAAACATTGTGTTTGGTGTTGATATCACTGAGCAAACGCCAGTTCGTCAAGGCGACGCAGACAATGTAGACTTTTTCCAGCTTCCTTATGCTGGTTTCGACGGTGAGAGTATTACTGCCAATGGTCCGACAGCCGAAGGTCCAAATGCTAACGCTATTTTATTAGGCTCAGGCTCTGTACCTTGTGGTCATTTCTATGTCGGCGGTCAAGAGTATATCTTGGAAGCATGTCAAGATGGCTCAGGTGGCTTTGAAGCATGGGATGGTGAAGGCTTTGTAGCTGAAGAAAGTGACTTTCGCGAATGGGTTGGCTCGGGTGCTAATAACGACACCTACAACTATGCGCCTGTTAACTTCATCCAGACTCCGTATAACAAAATCAATGTGTTTTCTAACGCAGATTTTAAAATCTCTGATGATGTTCAGGCTTATACTGAATTAAGAGTGAATAAGCGAGAGTCTTTACAACGCCTTGCGGCAACGCCATTTGATACGTTATTCGATCCAGGGTTCTCTGACGACTTAGCTCTATCTCCAGATAGTTACTACAATCCATTCAGCGAGCCAGTAACACGTTTACGCCGTCGTGTATTAGAAGGGAACCGTGAGTTCCAACAAGACGTATTGCAGGCGCAAGGTGTTTTCGGTATCCGTGGTTACCTGACAGATACTTGGGACTTCGATATCAACTACAATTACGGCTATCGTGAACGTACGGATATCGACCGTGGTCAACTTTATGGACCAAACCTATCTAAAGCCTTAGGTCCGTCATTCGAGAACGCTAACGGAGATATTGTTTGTGGTACGCCGGGTAACGTGATTGAAGGTTGTGTTCCAATGAACATTACTGGCGGTAACGGGTCACTTACAGACGAAATGCTTGGTTACGTATCAGTAGACTTAACTGACCACTATCGTTCTCAATTAGACACCTTTACAGCATCTACTAGCGGTGACTTATTTGAATTACCAGCAGGTTTCGTTGGTGCAGCATTTGGTTATGAATACCGCCGCGAGTGGACAGCATACTCCCCTGATTCAGGTAAAGCGTTGGATGAAGTTTCTGGTAACACTGGTGGCGGTGTAGAAGGTTCATTCACAGTTAACTCACTGTTTGGTGAGGTATCGTTACCAATTCTTTCAGGAGCTCCTGCAGCTGAAACTTTGGAAGCTAATTTAGGTCTTCGTTATGACGACTTTAGCACATTCGGCAGTGAGTCAACTTATCAAGCTGGCATTCGCTGGCAGCCATATCAAGGCCTGTTAATTCGTGGTACTTATGGCGAGGTGTTCCGTGCTCCAACAATCGGAAACTTGTTTAGTCCGCAGGCTGACTCGTTCCCATCTGCATCTGATCCATGTCGAGCAGATAACTGGAGCAACCTGACTGCATCACAACAATCAGTTTGTGTAGCCGAAGGTGTTCCTCAGGGTGGTAACTCAAGCACTGACTCACAAGTTCGTTCTCGTGTAGGTGGTAACCCAGACCTTCAGCCTGAAGAAGGTGATACTACAACAATCGGTGTTGCTTGGTCTCCTGATTTCTTGGAAGGCTTCAACGTAACTGTCGACTGGTATGAAATCAACATCGAAAACGTTATCGATACGGTTCTTACACAGAACACTATGAATGCGTGTATTAATGGCGTTCAATCTCTGTGTGATAATATCACTCGTGGCGACGACGGCATTATTGAGCAAGTGGTCACTTTACCTTCTAACTTAACTTCTCGTGTTGCTGAAGGTATCGATACTGAGTTCTCTTATAACTTCAATACTGAAGTTGGTGAATTCCGTACATTCCTAGGCTGGACTCACGTCTTGAAACGTGAAAACACAGTTGTAAATGACGAAGGTAACCTTGAGGCTGTTGACTTTACTGGTACTTACTCTCAGTTCGTAACTGGCGAAACTTATCCAGAAAATAAAGTTAACTTTACAACAGATTGGTTCTGGAATGACTTAACTGTATCTTATGCAGCTGAGTACATTTCAGGTATCGATTATGAACTGTTGTACTTCCCAGGAACTGTTTCAGTAGATGCTCAAGTTTATCATGACTTGTCAGTAGCTTATGAAACTCCTTGGGGGCCGCGCGTATCAGTAGGTGTAACTAACCTTACTGATGAGAACCCTCCATATATTGACCAAGCACTTGGCGGTGGTACTGATCCATCTACATACCGAGTTCTTGGACGTGGAGCATTCTTCCGTGTAAGCCACAAGTTCTAA
- a CDS encoding SAM-dependent methyltransferase has protein sequence MKTTKNPWTEYWQRGAKASFLDEKSRLQAYQMRKFWFERFDEVDIKQPIVDIGTGNGAVVQWLTEYSEEKGKNLDIQGIDSADINPPNKELKLSGNTPYETFKLPSNKKVGMFVSHYGLEYGDMEEGLKNLRAQLKRGGSLIALMHSESSVIYKKSQAIYDLTPSVIKHLKKSVAPLQDALLKQGPNNLPRSALQAQQALNQFARKHEHNPAFHAMNFVQATKHILQAAAKGSEVDSRQVYAGYLNSINAHKARTQTLLKAVEQLSSPENIEKQFENAGFKNVLAQEVEFPESGIFGYCIQASK, from the coding sequence ATGAAAACAACAAAAAATCCATGGACTGAGTATTGGCAACGTGGTGCGAAAGCAAGCTTCCTAGATGAAAAGTCGCGCCTACAAGCTTACCAAATGCGTAAGTTTTGGTTTGAACGTTTCGACGAAGTCGATATAAAACAACCGATAGTTGATATTGGTACTGGTAATGGCGCGGTTGTGCAATGGCTCACTGAATACTCAGAAGAGAAAGGCAAAAATTTAGATATTCAGGGCATTGATTCAGCTGATATAAACCCGCCAAATAAAGAGCTTAAGCTTTCTGGTAACACGCCCTATGAAACTTTCAAACTGCCCTCCAATAAAAAGGTTGGTATGTTCGTGTCGCATTATGGACTTGAATACGGCGACATGGAAGAAGGCTTAAAGAACTTGCGTGCCCAGTTGAAGCGAGGTGGCTCCCTAATAGCCTTAATGCACTCTGAGTCATCGGTTATCTATAAAAAAAGTCAGGCTATATATGATTTAACGCCATCGGTGATTAAGCATTTGAAGAAGTCTGTAGCGCCACTGCAAGATGCGTTACTTAAACAAGGTCCGAATAATTTGCCACGCTCAGCATTGCAGGCACAACAGGCACTGAATCAATTTGCACGGAAGCATGAGCATAACCCGGCTTTTCATGCGATGAACTTTGTGCAGGCAACAAAACATATCTTACAAGCCGCAGCAAAAGGTAGCGAGGTTGACTCACGTCAGGTTTATGCAGGATACTTGAATTCTATAAATGCGCATAAGGCACGAACTCAAACATTATTGAAGGCGGTTGAGCAGCTTAGCTCTCCGGAAAATATAGAAAAGCAGTTTGAAAATGCAGGCTTTAAAAATGTCCTTGCCCAAGAGGTAGAGTTTCCTGAGAGTGGCATTTTTGGTTATTGTATTCAGGCGTCAAAATAA
- a CDS encoding TonB-dependent receptor domain-containing protein, with protein sequence MNNKLFRRSMTALAVASTLSFPAVAQDNASENNIEKIEVTGSRLSRTNMETPVPVTVIGRDDIVQTGAINVAQVLNMSPVAIAGSDQSNSAFSTTTVGLNTTELRNMGAARTLVLVNGQRFVSGVDPSTGYAVDLNAIPTAMIERIEILKSASSAVYGSDAVAGVVNIITRKDFEGVEVNAQAGISGEHDRQTQNINFTTGKNWDGGNAWFSFGIDNDEGLKSTDREFSAVDRAILLDENGNEYVGEVLSSYPPQGRITTENNSYNGDGTEYSGGFNRASARQLVTPLERRYVAAEIRQSLASDLSVFGSVHWNSAETQGSTIEPTPFNIGEDLWMNHRVEQPIDGMSVYSPLVPELLRQNLLAEGIDNLNETTFVRRMSEFGTRSTDVTRDTLRIASGFTYDINYNWTWDTYMTWGRTNQEQLNGGQINTDRARLALDVVEDANGNLVCADPIARMQGCAPLNLFGENSVSKAAVDYISTPAKATGTAEQFVVQSVVSGDLPIELAGGFVGLAGGLEYREEKGTYSPGDLAQTGASSTNRSEPTNGRFDTKDIFFETRLPVLMDLSVDLAARYSDHSAAGSATTWNLGTEYEPIDGVKLRASAATAIRTPNISDLYSGAGETFAGVTDPCVDVTATTTGNIAENCRSIASVNSRIQADGSFTLTQAEAQGTGGMIGGNPNVQEETADTYSVGAIWQITDDLSATVDYYDIKVEDAIAITGRSTVLQRCYSVSPDNFDPSCNDQVFRSSDGVLVDVDSSSSNENIISTSGVDLELNYRTQIADGQFAADLIWNYIDEYSIESIYDGSVETYEGSITTPNHRANLNLSYALNDLTFSWRMRYWDSAKDSTNGYNYNFTNFAPLEEFNNVGSVTYHDISAGYVMNDNYEFTFGVRNAFDKKPPMLPQGTVSGGTGINTASEAYDVTGRYYFAGVTMRF encoded by the coding sequence ATGAATAATAAACTGTTCCGTCGCAGCATGACTGCGCTTGCGGTTGCGTCTACGTTATCCTTTCCTGCGGTAGCGCAAGACAACGCATCTGAAAATAATATCGAAAAAATCGAAGTAACAGGTTCACGCCTAAGCCGCACCAATATGGAAACGCCAGTGCCGGTAACGGTTATCGGACGTGATGACATTGTTCAAACAGGTGCTATCAACGTTGCACAGGTTTTGAATATGTCTCCAGTAGCTATAGCTGGCTCAGATCAGTCTAACTCAGCATTTAGCACAACGACTGTTGGCTTAAATACAACAGAATTACGTAATATGGGTGCGGCGCGTACCCTTGTTTTGGTTAACGGTCAGCGTTTTGTTTCAGGTGTTGATCCTTCAACAGGTTACGCAGTTGACTTGAATGCAATTCCAACAGCAATGATCGAGCGTATTGAAATCTTGAAAAGCGCATCATCTGCTGTTTACGGTTCTGATGCTGTTGCCGGTGTTGTTAATATTATTACCCGTAAAGATTTCGAAGGTGTTGAAGTTAACGCTCAAGCGGGTATTTCAGGCGAGCACGATCGTCAAACCCAGAACATCAATTTCACTACAGGTAAGAACTGGGACGGTGGTAACGCTTGGTTCTCATTCGGTATTGACAACGACGAAGGTTTGAAATCTACGGATCGTGAATTCTCAGCGGTAGACCGCGCAATCCTTTTGGATGAAAACGGTAACGAGTATGTCGGCGAAGTACTGTCTTCGTATCCTCCTCAAGGCCGGATTACAACAGAAAATAATAGTTACAACGGTGACGGAACTGAGTATTCAGGTGGCTTTAACCGCGCAAGCGCTCGTCAGTTAGTAACTCCACTAGAGCGCCGCTATGTGGCTGCTGAAATTCGCCAGAGCCTGGCAAGTGACTTGAGTGTATTTGGTTCAGTTCACTGGAACTCTGCAGAGACTCAAGGCTCTACAATTGAACCGACGCCATTCAACATAGGTGAAGATCTTTGGATGAACCATCGTGTTGAACAGCCTATTGATGGAATGAGCGTATACTCTCCGCTAGTACCTGAGCTATTGCGTCAGAATTTATTGGCTGAAGGTATTGATAACCTAAATGAAACCACCTTTGTGCGCCGTATGAGCGAGTTCGGAACGCGTTCTACAGACGTTACCCGTGACACTCTGCGTATTGCTTCTGGTTTCACTTACGACATTAACTACAACTGGACTTGGGATACCTACATGACGTGGGGCCGCACAAACCAAGAGCAGTTAAACGGTGGCCAAATCAATACTGACCGTGCACGTTTGGCTCTGGATGTTGTGGAAGATGCAAATGGCAACTTAGTTTGTGCAGACCCTATTGCTCGTATGCAAGGTTGTGCACCTCTGAACTTGTTTGGAGAGAACAGTGTTTCTAAAGCTGCGGTTGATTACATTTCAACTCCAGCAAAAGCAACAGGCACCGCAGAACAGTTTGTAGTGCAGAGTGTTGTTTCAGGTGACTTACCAATTGAATTAGCTGGCGGCTTCGTAGGTTTAGCGGGGGGTCTTGAGTACCGTGAAGAAAAAGGCACTTATAGCCCAGGCGACTTAGCTCAAACAGGCGCTTCTAGTACAAACCGTTCAGAACCAACGAATGGCCGTTTTGACACTAAAGACATTTTCTTTGAAACTCGTCTTCCAGTATTAATGGATCTGTCTGTAGATTTGGCTGCGCGCTACTCTGATCACTCAGCAGCCGGTTCTGCGACAACCTGGAACCTTGGTACTGAATATGAGCCAATCGATGGTGTTAAATTGCGTGCATCAGCGGCAACTGCTATCCGTACGCCAAACATTTCGGATTTATATTCTGGAGCGGGTGAAACATTCGCGGGTGTTACAGATCCGTGTGTTGACGTAACTGCAACGACAACCGGCAATATCGCCGAAAACTGTCGCTCAATTGCTTCAGTAAATAGCCGTATACAAGCAGATGGCTCGTTTACTTTGACTCAAGCAGAAGCTCAGGGTACCGGCGGTATGATAGGTGGTAACCCGAATGTCCAGGAAGAAACGGCTGATACTTACAGTGTTGGTGCTATTTGGCAAATCACTGACGACCTCTCTGCAACTGTTGACTACTATGACATTAAAGTAGAAGACGCAATTGCCATTACTGGTCGCTCAACTGTCCTACAGCGTTGCTACTCAGTGAGCCCGGATAACTTTGATCCAAGCTGTAACGATCAAGTTTTCCGCAGCTCTGACGGTGTTCTTGTCGATGTAGATAGCAGCTCATCAAACGAGAATATCATCAGCACCTCGGGTGTTGACCTTGAGTTGAATTACCGCACTCAAATAGCTGACGGTCAGTTCGCTGCAGATTTAATCTGGAACTATATTGACGAGTACTCAATAGAGTCAATTTACGATGGAAGCGTTGAAACTTATGAAGGTTCAATCACAACGCCAAACCACCGCGCAAACTTGAACTTGAGCTATGCACTTAATGACTTAACATTCTCTTGGAGAATGCGTTATTGGGACAGTGCTAAAGACTCGACAAATGGTTACAACTACAACTTTACGAACTTTGCACCACTAGAAGAGTTCAACAACGTAGGTTCAGTGACTTACCACGACATCTCGGCTGGTTATGTCATGAACGACAACTACGAGTTTACTTTTGGCGTGCGTAATGCGTTCGATAAGAAACCACCTATGTTACCACAAGGTACAGTAAGCGGTGGAACCGGTATCAATACTGCTTCTGAAGCTTACGATGTAACCGGTCGTTATTACTTTGCAGGCGTAACCATGCGCTTCTAA